The Gemmatirosa kalamazoonensis nucleotide sequence TGCCGGTGGCGGCTTCGTGCACGACGTGCCCGTCGTCCTCCATCATCCGCCGGTGGGTGCGGCGGGTGTAGTTGGAGTCGTCCACGATCATGATCGTCGCCATCTCAGATCAGCTCCGCGATCGTGCCCGCCATCTCCTCGAGCGTCGCGCTGCGGTCACTCAGCGACGCCTCGGCCACCGCGCGCGGCATCCCGTACACGACGCACGACGACTCCGCCTCGGTGACGATCCGGCCGCCCTGCGCCTTGATGTGCGCCGCGCCCAACAGTCCGTCGTTCCCCATGCCCGTCATCACGACGCCGAGCACGCGCGGCCCGAACACCGCGGCGGCGGACTGGAACAGGACGTCGACGGCGGGGCGGTGCGGGGTGTCGAGCGGGCGCAGGTCGAGGTGCGCGCGGATCACGGTGTCGGGGTCTCGGACGAAGGTGAGGTGCCGGCCGGCCGGCGCCAGCCAGACGACGCCCGGCCGCAGCACGTCGCCGTCCGCTGCCTCGACGACCTCGAGCGGCGAGATGTCGTTCAGGCGTTCAGCGTACATCGCAGTGTATCCCACCGGCATGTGCAGCACCATGGCGACCGGGACCGGAAAGCTCGCCGGCAACCGCGGGATGAGATAACGCAGCGCCTGCGGTCCGCCAGTCGAGATGCCAAGCACGACCAGGTCGGCCGCGGTCGCTCCGGCGCGTCGCGCGAGCACCGGCCCGTGGACGTCGGTTCCCGGCACTTGGGCGTCGGGATGGGCGTCGGCGGGCGCGCGGCCGACCGATGCGCGCGACGCCGCCTCCACCTTCGCGATCAGCTCGTCGGCGATCTCGTAGACGCGGTCGCTCGCCAGCGCGGTCGGCTTCTGCACGAACTCCACGGCCCCCGCCTCGAACGCCTCGAGCGCCATCGCGCCCGACTCGCCGGCGATGCTGCAGATCACCACCGGCACGACGCGCCGCTTCGCCTGCGCGCGCAGGAACTCGACGCCGTTCATGCGCGGCATCATGAGGTCCAGCGTGACGACGTCGGGCTCGAGTCGAGCCGTGAGATCGAGCGCATCCTCGCCGTCGCGCGCGGTGCCCACGACCTCGATCGACGCGCTGCGGGCGAGCATCTGCGAGACGACCTTGCGCACGAAGGCGGAATCGTCGACGACCAGCACACGGATCCGCTTCGGCATCAATTCCTCTGAACTCGTCCCTTCACGTACGCGAACGCGCCGGCGACGTCCGCCAGCTCGAAGTCGGTCTCCAGCCGGGTCAGCGACTCCGACGCGCCGAGGAAGAGATGCCCGTCGTCGGCGAGCCCCTCCGCGAACTGCCGTGCGACACGCGTGATCGTCTCGTCGGAGAAGTAGATCAGCACGTTGCGGCAGAAGATGACGTCGGCCCGCGCGAGCGGCCGCACCTCCTCCGGCGCGACGAGATTCGCCGTCGTCCAGCGAATCCGTCCATGCAGGTGCGGGTCCACCCGCCACGCCGCACCCTCGCGACGGAAGTAGCGGTCGCGCAGCGCCACCGGCAGGTTGCGGAACGAGCGTTCGCCGTAGAGTCCCGCGCGCGCGCGGTCGACCATCGCGCGGCTCGCGTCGCTGGCGACGATCTCCACGGGGCGTCGGTGCAGCAGCCCCGCCTCGGCGAGCGCGATGGCGATGCTGAGCGGCTCCTCGCCCGTGCAGCACGCCGCGCTCCAGATGCGCAGCGGCGCGCTGCCGCGCCGCTCGAAGTGCCGCGGGGCGACGACGTCGGCGAGCGCGAGGAACTGCTCCGGCTGTCGCCAGAAGAACGTTTCCGGCACCGAGAGCCGGTCGGTGAGCTCGGCCCAGTGGCGGTCGGCACCGGCGTCGTACCGCAGCAGAAAGTAGTAGTCGAGGTACGACGTCATGCCGCGCGCCGCGAGCAGATCGGACAGCTTGTCGGCCAGCAGGTC carries:
- the cheB gene encoding chemotaxis-specific protein-glutamate methyltransferase CheB, with the protein product MPKRIRVLVVDDSAFVRKVVSQMLARSASIEVVGTARDGEDALDLTARLEPDVVTLDLMMPRMNGVEFLRAQAKRRVVPVVICSIAGESGAMALEAFEAGAVEFVQKPTALASDRVYEIADELIAKVEAASRASVGRAPADAHPDAQVPGTDVHGPVLARRAGATAADLVVLGISTGGPQALRYLIPRLPASFPVPVAMVLHMPVGYTAMYAERLNDISPLEVVEAADGDVLRPGVVWLAPAGRHLTFVRDPDTVIRAHLDLRPLDTPHRPAVDVLFQSAAAVFGPRVLGVVMTGMGNDGLLGAAHIKAQGGRIVTEAESSCVVYGMPRAVAEASLSDRSATLEEMAGTIAELI
- a CDS encoding CheR family methyltransferase; protein product: MRDFDEGRRGGSGYGPEVLGISDSAFVLLRDLIAQRIGVHFGDDKRDLLADKLSDLLAARGMTSYLDYYFLLRYDAGADRHWAELTDRLSVPETFFWRQPEQFLALADVVAPRHFERRGSAPLRIWSAACCTGEEPLSIAIALAEAGLLHRRPVEIVASDASRAMVDRARAGLYGERSFRNLPVALRDRYFRREGAAWRVDPHLHGRIRWTTANLVAPEEVRPLARADVIFCRNVLIYFSDETITRVARQFAEGLADDGHLFLGASESLTRLETDFELADVAGAFAYVKGRVQRN